One Myxocyprinus asiaticus isolate MX2 ecotype Aquarium Trade chromosome 20, UBuf_Myxa_2, whole genome shotgun sequence genomic region harbors:
- the LOC127411554 gene encoding phospholipase B1, membrane-associated-like, giving the protein MKFLSFTMTMFLLCYSVKGNWWDEYNEALKNYSQEELHKEHPEKIRPQGFQHAPFRCPDMTPSPTVPTSVERVKPADIKVVAAFGDSLTSAIGANGSTVLEIPIEYRHVSWSIGGYGGYQDVITLANIVKLFNPNVLGPSLVPTLHGYPTTINDTNFNFAVTGHNTLNFSEQTRHMIDTFKTYPGLNFKEDWKLLTILIGMNDICDYCKNKSLYSVDNFIHYMTKNLEILMLEVPRLIVNVVQILPMKPLREVAMPTIGCILQKTFCSCLTQPEENSPELQEVLELNLEYQRRLEELLYSDRFFKEDFAVVLQPYLTHAKPPRLPDGKINPSFFTADCFHFSVKGHEELAKGLWNNMFEPEGEKTMIDSFSEPVKLICPPPDHPYIHTRPKEK; this is encoded by the exons ATGAAGTTCCTCAGTTTTACAATGACTATGTTTCTTCTCTGCTACAGTGTTAAAG GAAACTGGTGGGATGAATATAATGAAGCCTTGAAGAATTATAGCCAAGAAGAGCTTCATAAG GAACATCCAGAAAAGATACGACCGCAGGGTTTCCAGCATGCTCCTTTCCGTTGCCCCGACATGACTCCATCCCCCACAGTCCCCACCTCAG TTGAGAGGGTGAAACCAGCAGACATTAAAGTTGTCGCCGCTTTTGGAGACTCACTGACT AGTGCCATAGGTGCCAATGGTTCTACTGTTTTGGAAATTCCAATTGAGTACCGTCATGTTTCATGGAG TATTGGAGGATATGGAGGCTATCAGGATGTTATCACTCTTGCAA ACATTGTGAAACTTTTTAACCCCAATGTTCTTGGGCCATCACTTGTGCCGACCCTGCATGGATACCCTACAACAATTAATGACACCAACTTCAATTTTGCAGTTACGGGACACAATACATT AAACTTCTCTGAGCAGACCAGGCACATGATCGACACCTTTAAGACGTACCCG GGCTTAAATTTCAAAGAAGACTGGAAACTCCTTACTATCTTGATTGGGATGAATGACATTTGTGATTATTGTAAAAACAAA tcacTGTATTCTGTAGACAACTTCATCCACTATATGACGAAAAATCTGGAAATATTGATGCTAGAG GTCCCTAGATTAATAGTGAATGTTGTTCAGATTCTTCCCATGAAGCCACTCCGAGAGGTTGCAATGCCCACCATTGGCTGTATACTGCAGAA AACTTTCTGCTCCTGTCTGACACAGCCGGAGGAGAACTCGCCAGAGCTGCAGGAGGTGTTGgagttgaacctggaatatcag AGGCGGCTAGAGGAGCTGTTGTACTCGGATCGTTTCTTTAAAGAAGACTTTGCTGTGGTTCTTCAGCCCTACCTCACACATGCCAAGCCACCCAGACTGCCT GATGGAAAAATCAACCCAAGTTTCTTTACAGCTGATTGTTTTCACTTCAGTGTGAAAGGTCATGAGGAGTTGGCCAAAGGGCTCTGGAACAACATG TTTGAACCTGAGGGAGAGAAGACAATGATTGACAGTTTCTCAGAACCAGTTAAACTCATCTGCCCGCCTCCT GATCACCCATACATACACACAAGACCTAAAGAAAAGTAA